Proteins from a genomic interval of Dasania marina DSM 21967:
- a CDS encoding DUF1249 domain-containing protein, producing the protein MLKKQTTDLAGQMAECEANYARVMKLMPDMASVSLREFWVQLPAQQRAHFRLEVLERCAYTTIMEFSQLESSFAGQLDWAPAPHFTLRVYHDARMAEVSAFHGNHRLRSNYDYPNKSMFQRDEKAQLNKLLGQWLKHCVNFGHVDQPLSCL; encoded by the coding sequence ATGCTAAAAAAACAAACAACCGATTTAGCGGGGCAAATGGCCGAATGTGAAGCCAATTATGCGAGGGTGATGAAGCTTATGCCTGACATGGCTAGTGTCAGCTTGCGTGAGTTTTGGGTGCAGCTGCCCGCCCAGCAGCGCGCGCACTTTCGGCTTGAGGTATTGGAGCGTTGCGCCTACACCACGATTATGGAGTTTAGCCAGCTGGAGTCGAGCTTTGCCGGCCAGCTAGATTGGGCGCCGGCGCCGCACTTTACCTTGCGGGTATACCATGATGCGCGCATGGCGGAGGTGTCGGCTTTTCACGGCAACCACCGTTTGCGCTCTAACTATGATTACCCCAATAAATCCATGTTTCAACGCGATGAAAAAGCACAGTTAAACAAATTATTGGGGCAGTGGTTAAAACATTGTGTAAATTTTGGCCATGTCGATCAGCCACTGAGCTGTCTTTAG